A region from the Deinococcus terrestris genome encodes:
- a CDS encoding TldD/PmbA family protein has product MTATSEQQLSLPDARAYLLERARERGVTLEVYGQRTNATSIRAFDGDVSEFKLSARQGVALRAVVRGAWGHSFSENLSRPALDRALDMAVQNAELVAPEPGAGLQNWPPPPALDLYGEGLSGVTVEQKVGVALDLERAAREADPRVTSVPYGGYQDGDVYGTVANTEGLEREDRQLYAMNMIAPLVSENGQNKMGRDWQFTREFTELDPTRTAISAVEDAMALLGAKPAPSGTFPALISGDCLAQLLMLYSGMFSGKMVEEGKSPLAGRLGEQIASPLVTLVDDATLPRGLSSRAFDAEGCPSAPLTLIEAGRLTAFLHNAQTAARAGTQSTGHAARQGLQGTVGVAPSNLVLQPGGTDAAALASGLTGLRLTGVSGGHAGANPITGDFSLQAEGFWLEGGEVAHPLEVFTVAGNILDLLAGIEAVGNELEDTMYGVSAPAVRVSGLAVGGS; this is encoded by the coding sequence ATGACCGCAACGAGTGAACAGCAACTCTCCCTCCCCGACGCCCGCGCCTACCTGCTGGAGCGTGCCCGTGAGCGCGGCGTGACGCTGGAGGTCTACGGACAGCGCACGAACGCGACGAGCATCCGCGCCTTTGACGGCGACGTGAGCGAGTTCAAGCTCTCGGCGCGGCAGGGAGTGGCGTTGCGGGCGGTGGTGCGCGGGGCGTGGGGCCACTCGTTTAGCGAGAACCTGTCGCGGCCCGCGCTGGACCGGGCGCTCGACATGGCGGTTCAGAACGCCGAACTCGTCGCCCCGGAGCCGGGCGCGGGCCTCCAGAACTGGCCGCCGCCCCCCGCGCTGGACCTGTACGGCGAGGGCCTCAGCGGGGTCACGGTGGAGCAGAAAGTGGGCGTGGCGCTGGACCTGGAACGCGCCGCGCGGGAAGCCGACCCCCGCGTCACCAGCGTGCCCTACGGCGGCTATCAGGACGGCGACGTGTACGGCACCGTCGCCAACACCGAGGGGCTGGAGCGCGAGGACCGCCAGCTCTACGCGATGAACATGATCGCGCCGCTGGTGAGCGAGAACGGCCAGAACAAGATGGGCCGCGACTGGCAGTTCACCCGCGAGTTCACCGAACTGGACCCCACCCGCACGGCGATCTCGGCGGTGGAGGACGCGATGGCCCTGCTGGGCGCCAAACCCGCGCCCAGCGGCACCTTCCCGGCCCTGATCTCCGGGGACTGCCTCGCGCAGTTGCTGATGCTGTACTCCGGCATGTTCAGCGGCAAGATGGTGGAGGAAGGCAAGAGCCCGCTCGCCGGGCGGCTGGGCGAGCAGATCGCCTCGCCCCTCGTCACGCTGGTGGACGACGCCACCCTGCCGCGCGGCCTGAGCTCGCGGGCCTTTGACGCCGAGGGCTGCCCGAGTGCGCCCCTCACGCTGATTGAGGCGGGGCGGCTGACCGCTTTCCTGCACAACGCGCAGACCGCCGCCCGCGCGGGGACGCAGAGCACCGGGCACGCGGCGCGGCAGGGCCTTCAGGGCACGGTGGGCGTCGCGCCCAGCAACCTCGTGCTTCAGCCGGGCGGGACGGACGCGGCGGCCCTCGCCTCCGGCCTGACCGGGCTGCGGCTGACCGGCGTGTCGGGCGGGCACGCGGGCGCCAATCCCATCACCGGGGACTTCTCCCTCCAGGCCGAGGGCTTCTGGCTGGAGGGGGGCGAGGTCGCGCACCCGCTGGAGGTGTTCACGGTGGCGGGGAACATCCTTGACCTGCTCGCGGGCATAGAGGCCGTCGGGAACGAACTGGAAGACACTATGTACGGGGTAAGCGCTCCGGCCGTGCGTGTCTCGGGGCTGGCGGTGGGCGGCAGTTGA